The Alnus glutinosa chromosome 3, dhAlnGlut1.1, whole genome shotgun sequence nucleotide sequence CTTTAGGTTAGGAAGTTGCTAGGTGTGgttgataggtgttgtatgtgcaagaggaaTTGGGAGTctatggatcatcttcttcttcattgtgaggttattTGTACCATGTAGAATGTTTTCTTCAATCGGTTTGGACtgttttgggttatgcctagacgagtagtTGACTTGTCTGCTTATTGGTGGACTACCAGCAACATTTGGAATGCATTTGTGTGGAAGATTGTACCTTTGTGCTTTTTGTGGTGTCTTTTAAGCGAAAttaatgatagaagttttgaggaccgcAAGGGGACTTTGGAAgaaattaagtctttatttttcaaccccttgtatctttggacagctgttttgtttctcctttggtaATTAGTTTTCACaagtttcttgttctttttgttccTACTAGTTAGgcggcttctcttgtatactcacTATGTACCTgggagcgccttacgctttaaTGTATCTtgattacttaccaaaaaaaaaaaaaaaaaaaaaaaaagaagaagaagaagaagaagttgctaGTTCATTTTTAAATGAAGTTTTATTAGAGAAGGGGTAATGGTGATTTCCAAAATAATTAGAACCGTAATTGTATTCATgtaatttttggttgaaagacTGCCTTGCAGATGCCTCATCTTCCAAGGTCAAGTCAgatttcttctgttttttttacGCATCCTGCCATGTTTTTCTTGGAGTAACATGCATTGGATGTCCAAAAGGAAAAGCGCTTGCAGGATACATGGACTAAGCTTCTTATCTGAACTGATttactaaacaaaataagcagtTTCTTTCCTGTATATTTCCTTTTCTTCATTCACTGCTTTTGACTTAATCTCTGCGTGTCTTTTTGGTAGGGAGAGATGGTTTAACCCACAACATGCTGAATGATATCCATAATCATTGGAAGCATGCCGAAGCAGTGAGGATAAAAAGTTTAGGTGTTCCCACTGTGGACATGAAAAATGTGTGCACTCAGCTTGAGGTATTGTGTTTCCTTCTAATCTAGaaactcttctttttctttagcaTGAGATTTGCCTCTGAAAGAACAACTGGTTGTTTCACAGCTTAACATTGTATTTTAGCTTTTCATGAATCTATTGCACTATGGCCCTGAGAATTTTTGTCCTTTCTTGGTAGAAATTACAAATACAAGTTCCACGTTTGATTCAGGATAAAACATTTGGAAAGATCATCCACAGACATGGTGGTCTGCTTGTATTATATAGAGGCAGGAACTATCATCCCAAGAAAAGGCCTGTGATTCCATTAATGCTGTGGAGACCCCACGAGCCCGTATATCCCAGGCTAATCAAGACTACGATTGATGGGTTGAGCATTGAGGAAACCAAGGAAATGAGAAAGAGAGGACTAGCTGTTCCCGCTTTAACAAAACTCGGTATCCACTGCTTATGAATTTTTAGTTTAGTAGTTAACAGCAATTGATCTGTCTTTATTGTTCACTAACTCCCAAGCTGCAACTGCAGCCAAGAATGGGTATTATGGTAGTCTGGTACCCATGGTCAGAGATGCTTTCCTCTGCTGTGAGCTGGTACGGATAGACTGTCAGGGTCTTGAGAGGAGTGATTACAAGAAAATAGGCTGCAAACTCAGGGTAAAGGACTTTAAGTTCAAGTTGTATTCTCAGCATGAGTGTTCCTATGTTTACTAATATGACATACTGATCTATTTGATCTTTTTATTAATATGTtgcctattaaaaaaaaaaattatttgttttaagcAAGAGAAGAAATAACTTTTTGGGGAAACTTTACTTACACCCCCCCTAAATATAAGCGATTTTGCAATCATAatctcaaagtttaaaaatttgcaatgtcgaTATTCTATGTTTTAGCCCCTTTTAATTTTgccaattttttgttaaaattcccaaaatagCAAAATGCCTTGGACTCACCCACGGCTAGACCCACGGCCACCCGTGCATCACCagattttttttacttcttttttttaaaaaaaataaataaaaaaataaattaaatagggCACTTAAAAATACCGTTGAAACTTCGAGATTATAATTGCAAAATCGCTTATACTTCAGGGAGTGTAAGTAAAGTTTCCCTGaaagtttttctcttttttttcttcccctgaAGTGTATCTTGTAATATTTGTGAAATCTACATTCTCATCCGAACTATTATTAGTGATCAATATCACtgttttattttactattattatttgcCTAATTGTGATCAGAAGTATACTGAATGGTCTTActtatcagaaaaaaaaaaaaaaaaaaaaaaagtatactgAATGGTCTCGATATTCTGTGTACATAGAGGTTGCTCTGGGACATATAGCTTAGTTGGGCGTAACTAAAGAAATAAACTTGGGCACTTTCCTACTGTTTCTCTGTTGCTGCAATGGCTTTCAAAATATCATGTTATGGGTGTATAGTAGCTTGAAAATCTCGGAAAGATGGgattgtttcctttttctttttttttttcatgtatgtCTGTGCGTTTATAACTTTGGTGGCCTTTTAGATTGCAGAGACTCttgagtaatttatttttttgattgcTCTGCTATGTTGATGCAGGATATGGTGCCTTGCATCCTGGTGACATTTGACAAGGAGCAGATTGTGGTTTGGAGGGGGAAGGACTACAAGCCTGTAGAAGATGGATACTTTCTTCCAGATCGTGAGTCATTTGATGATCCAGATGGT carries:
- the LOC133862837 gene encoding CRS2-associated factor 1, mitochondrial isoform X1 is translated as MSLTRLSRQKPPQFSLRLRPLTRLLSSSTTSSSSFSKLHQHYSFKAPPSLSPTPQNPVPKPKKKEKPQYRPPSSLDRTGQKTIRSELPFDFRYSYTESSPTVRPIGLREPKYSPFGPGRLDREWTGVCAPAVDPKARSVEGAEDPKLEEKRRMMRERVQGHPLSEAERKILVDKCLRHKTKRQINLGRDGLTHNMLNDIHNHWKHAEAVRIKSLGVPTVDMKNVCTQLEKLQIQVPRLIQDKTFGKIIHRHGGLLVLYRGRNYHPKKRPVIPLMLWRPHEPVYPRLIKTTIDGLSIEETKEMRKRGLAVPALTKLAKNGYYGSLVPMVRDAFLCCELVRIDCQGLERSDYKKIGCKLRDMVPCILVTFDKEQIVVWRGKDYKPVEDGYFLPDRESFDDPDGNLLSRAEGRYSLDGTNSEQGFYSGDDD